A stretch of the Aegilops tauschii subsp. strangulata cultivar AL8/78 chromosome 4, Aet v6.0, whole genome shotgun sequence genome encodes the following:
- the LOC109775599 gene encoding uncharacterized protein isoform X3 — protein sequence MAFRGAASRSFLAAVRGRTASTAPRVRAAPIPAAPPRRIPASAPSSPLAAARPLAALMGSPALVAARLTGHCASSARACCELSQGT from the exons ATGGCGTTCCGCGGCGCAGCCTCCCGCTCCTTCCTCGCCGCCGTCCGCGGTCGCACCGCTTCCACTGCCCCGCGCGTACGCGCGGCCCCCATTcccgccgcccctccccgtcGCATCCCTGCCTCGGCGCCCTCCTCCCCTCTCGCCGCCGCAAG GCCATTGGCGGCGTTGATGGGGTCGCCGGCGCTGGTTGCCGCAAGGCTGACGGGGCACTGCGCGTCGAGCGCGCGGGCGTGCTGTGAGCTCTCCCAGG GTACTTAA
- the LOC109775599 gene encoding uncharacterized protein isoform X1, whose protein sequence is MAFRGAASRSFLAAVRGRTASTAPRVRAAPIPAAPPRRIPASAPSSPLAAARPLAALMGSPALVAARLTGHCASSARACCELSQGTPFCRTCQDR, encoded by the exons ATGGCGTTCCGCGGCGCAGCCTCCCGCTCCTTCCTCGCCGCCGTCCGCGGTCGCACCGCTTCCACTGCCCCGCGCGTACGCGCGGCCCCCATTcccgccgcccctccccgtcGCATCCCTGCCTCGGCGCCCTCCTCCCCTCTCGCCGCCGCAAG GCCATTGGCGGCGTTGATGGGGTCGCCGGCGCTGGTTGCCGCAAGGCTGACGGGGCACTGCGCGTCGAGCGCGCGGGCGTGCTGTGAGCTCTCCCAGGGTACCCCCTTCTGCCGCACTTGTCAGGATCGCTAA
- the LOC109775599 gene encoding uncharacterized protein isoform X2, translating to MAFRGAASRSFLAAVRGRTASTAPRVRAAPIPAAPPRRIPASAPSSPLAAARPLAALMGSPALVAARLTGHCASSARACCELSQGKNGKDG from the exons ATGGCGTTCCGCGGCGCAGCCTCCCGCTCCTTCCTCGCCGCCGTCCGCGGTCGCACCGCTTCCACTGCCCCGCGCGTACGCGCGGCCCCCATTcccgccgcccctccccgtcGCATCCCTGCCTCGGCGCCCTCCTCCCCTCTCGCCGCCGCAAG GCCATTGGCGGCGTTGATGGGGTCGCCGGCGCTGGTTGCCGCAAGGCTGACGGGGCACTGCGCGTCGAGCGCGCGGGCGTGCTGTGAGCTCTCCCAGG GGAAAAATGGGAAAGATGGTTGA
- the LOC109775594 gene encoding B3 domain-containing protein Os03g0622200-like isoform X1 — translation MQKMGKNCERCAEWQEHCYWSHMADEKKHFFKLMVGDFTESMSLPGRFAKNFNGHISEVINLKPPTGKSWSIKVAGDTDEVVLRSGWKEFVDGHGIGEGDRLLFKYSGASSFDVLMFDSTGCQKPPPPRPVKRRGCDDDITENSARAKGRRCGYQASNKTEERAPHPPPAAKGDGAGLELTLYRGTGKSIARAGLEMDHGEAAAKNRYYFCKNGPVSEFHLTEEDKEEISSIPVPVEPRNPVFVNVMHVSHVRGTTRTSIVELESRMLSFVRIALCCFLLQGVSSEFAGKYLGAIGREIVLRRAGRKGGWHVRYISGDNCRGFCGRGWRDFARHNGLLAHDICIFEFMEDARRPAANVHVLRRLHGRFVLVR, via the exons ATGCAGAAGATGGGCAAGAACTGCGAGCGCTGCGCGGAGTGGCAAGAGCATTGCTACTGGAGCCACATGGCTGATGAGAAGAAGCACTTCTTCAAGCTCATGGTTGGGGACTTCACCGAAAGCATG AGCTTACCTGGTAGGTTTGCAAAGAACTTCAACGGGCACATCTCTGAGGTAATCAATCTGAAGCCCCCTACTGGCAAATCTTGGAGCATCAAAGTAGCCGGCGACACCGACGAAGTGGTCCTCCGGTCTGGGTGGAAGGAGTTTGTCGACGGTCACGGTATCGGGGAAGGAGACCGCCTTCTATTCAAATACAGTGGAGCGTCCTCCTTTGATGTCTTGATGTTCGACTCGACCGGCTGCCAGAAACCACCACCTCCTCGTCCCGTCAAACGTCGCGGCTGTGATGACGACATAACAGAGAACTCTGCCAGAGCTAAAGGACGGCGATGCGGCTACCAGGCTTCCAATAAAACTGAAGAACGCGCTCCGCATCCGCCACCGGCGGCGAAGGGCGATGGTGCTGGCCTGGAGCTGACGCTTTACAGAGGCACCGGCAAGAGCATTGCCCGAGCAG GTCTTGAGATGGACCATGGTGAGGCGGCTGCCAAGAATAGGTACTACTTCTGCAAGAATGGGCCCGTCAGCGAGTTCCATCTGACAGAGGAAGACAAGGAGGAGATATCAAGCATCCCTGTCCCGGTCGAGCCAAGGAACCCGGTGTTCGTGAATGTGATGCACGTGAGCCATGTCCGCGGCACCACCCGGACCAGCATTGTG GAACTTGAGAGCAGAATGCTAAGCTTTGTTCGGATCGCGCTATGTTGCTTCCTTCTGCAGGGCGTGTCCTCGGAATTTGCAGGTAAGTACCTGGGAGCGATCGGCAGAGAGATCGTTCTGCGGAGAGCCGGCAGGAAAGGGGGGTGGCACGTCCGCTACATAAGCGGAGACAACTGCCGGGGCTTCTGCGGACGCGGGTGGCGCGACTTCGCCCGCCACAATGGCCTCCTTGCACATGACATCTGCATTTTTGAGTTCATGGAGGATGCACGGCGACCGGCGGCCAACGTTCACGTACTGCGGAGGCTGCACGGCCGCTTCGTCCTGGTGCGCTGA
- the LOC109775594 gene encoding B3 domain-containing protein Os03g0622200-like isoform X2 translates to MQKMGKNCERCAEWQEHCYWSHMADEKKHFFKLMVGDFTESMSLPGRFAKNFNGHISEVINLKPPTGKSWSIKVAGDTDEVVLRSGWKEFVDGHGIGEGDRLLFKYSGASSFDVLMFDSTGCQKPPPPRPVKRRGCDDDITENSARAKGRRCGYQASNKTEERAPHPPPAAKGDGAGLELTLYRGTGKSIARAGLEMDHGEAAAKNRYYFCKNGPVSEFHLTEEDKEEISSIPVPVEPRNPVFVNVMHVSHVRGTTRTSIVGVSSEFAGKYLGAIGREIVLRRAGRKGGWHVRYISGDNCRGFCGRGWRDFARHNGLLAHDICIFEFMEDARRPAANVHVLRRLHGRFVLVR, encoded by the exons ATGCAGAAGATGGGCAAGAACTGCGAGCGCTGCGCGGAGTGGCAAGAGCATTGCTACTGGAGCCACATGGCTGATGAGAAGAAGCACTTCTTCAAGCTCATGGTTGGGGACTTCACCGAAAGCATG AGCTTACCTGGTAGGTTTGCAAAGAACTTCAACGGGCACATCTCTGAGGTAATCAATCTGAAGCCCCCTACTGGCAAATCTTGGAGCATCAAAGTAGCCGGCGACACCGACGAAGTGGTCCTCCGGTCTGGGTGGAAGGAGTTTGTCGACGGTCACGGTATCGGGGAAGGAGACCGCCTTCTATTCAAATACAGTGGAGCGTCCTCCTTTGATGTCTTGATGTTCGACTCGACCGGCTGCCAGAAACCACCACCTCCTCGTCCCGTCAAACGTCGCGGCTGTGATGACGACATAACAGAGAACTCTGCCAGAGCTAAAGGACGGCGATGCGGCTACCAGGCTTCCAATAAAACTGAAGAACGCGCTCCGCATCCGCCACCGGCGGCGAAGGGCGATGGTGCTGGCCTGGAGCTGACGCTTTACAGAGGCACCGGCAAGAGCATTGCCCGAGCAG GTCTTGAGATGGACCATGGTGAGGCGGCTGCCAAGAATAGGTACTACTTCTGCAAGAATGGGCCCGTCAGCGAGTTCCATCTGACAGAGGAAGACAAGGAGGAGATATCAAGCATCCCTGTCCCGGTCGAGCCAAGGAACCCGGTGTTCGTGAATGTGATGCACGTGAGCCATGTCCGCGGCACCACCCGGACCAGCATTGTG GGCGTGTCCTCGGAATTTGCAGGTAAGTACCTGGGAGCGATCGGCAGAGAGATCGTTCTGCGGAGAGCCGGCAGGAAAGGGGGGTGGCACGTCCGCTACATAAGCGGAGACAACTGCCGGGGCTTCTGCGGACGCGGGTGGCGCGACTTCGCCCGCCACAATGGCCTCCTTGCACATGACATCTGCATTTTTGAGTTCATGGAGGATGCACGGCGACCGGCGGCCAACGTTCACGTACTGCGGAGGCTGCACGGCCGCTTCGTCCTGGTGCGCTGA